A DNA window from Actinokineospora baliensis contains the following coding sequences:
- a CDS encoding bifunctional 3,4-dihydroxy-2-butanone-4-phosphate synthase/GTP cyclohydrolase II translates to MSDFAAIERAIADIADGKAVVVVDDEDRENEGDLIFAAEKCTPELLAFMVRYTSGYICVPLTEADCARLDLPPMFHTNQDVRGTAYTVTVDAAEGVSTGISAADRAYTIRLLADETTTPKDFNRPGHVVPLRAKEGGVLRRPGHTEAAIDLARMAGLRPAGVLCEIVSQKDEGEMARYDELVVFAAEHDLAIITIADLIAYRRRTEKQVDRVAEARIPTAHGAFRAVGYDSRLDGIEHVALVYGDIGDGESVLVRVHSECLTGDVFGSLRCDCGPQLDAALEAVAAEGRGVVLYMRGHEGRGIGLMHKLQAYQLQDDGADTVDANLALGVPADARDYGTGAQILVDLGVKSMRLLTNNPAKRVGLEGYGLTVVDRVPLSVWPNPENLRYLRTKRDRMGHELGNLEQYEIGSVGSAAGEDA, encoded by the coding sequence GTGAGCGATTTCGCCGCCATCGAGCGAGCCATCGCCGACATCGCCGACGGCAAGGCCGTGGTGGTGGTCGACGACGAGGACAGGGAGAACGAGGGCGACCTCATCTTCGCCGCCGAGAAGTGCACCCCCGAGCTGCTGGCCTTCATGGTCCGCTACACCTCGGGCTACATCTGCGTGCCGCTGACCGAGGCCGACTGCGCCCGGCTGGACCTGCCGCCGATGTTCCACACCAACCAGGACGTCCGGGGCACCGCGTACACCGTCACCGTCGACGCCGCCGAGGGCGTGTCCACCGGCATCTCCGCCGCCGATCGCGCGTACACGATCCGGCTGCTGGCCGACGAGACCACCACCCCCAAGGACTTCAACCGGCCCGGCCACGTGGTGCCGCTGCGCGCCAAGGAGGGCGGCGTGCTGCGCCGCCCCGGCCACACCGAGGCCGCGATCGACCTGGCCAGGATGGCCGGGCTGCGGCCTGCGGGCGTGCTCTGCGAGATCGTGTCGCAGAAGGACGAGGGCGAGATGGCCCGCTACGACGAGCTGGTGGTCTTCGCCGCCGAGCACGACCTGGCGATCATCACCATCGCCGACCTGATCGCCTACCGCCGCCGCACCGAGAAGCAGGTCGACCGGGTCGCCGAGGCCAGGATCCCGACCGCGCACGGCGCCTTCCGGGCGGTCGGCTACGACAGCCGCCTCGACGGCATCGAGCACGTCGCGCTGGTCTACGGCGACATCGGCGACGGCGAGAGCGTGCTGGTCCGGGTGCACTCCGAGTGCCTGACCGGCGACGTGTTCGGGTCGCTGCGCTGCGACTGCGGCCCGCAGTTGGACGCCGCGCTGGAGGCCGTCGCCGCCGAGGGCCGGGGCGTGGTGCTCTACATGCGCGGCCACGAGGGCCGCGGCATCGGCCTCATGCACAAGCTACAGGCCTACCAGCTGCAGGACGACGGCGCGGACACCGTCGACGCCAACCTCGCGCTCGGCGTGCCCGCCGACGCCCGCGACTACGGCACCGGCGCCCAGATCCTGGTCGACCTCGGCGTGAAGTCGATGCGGCTGCTCACCAACAACCCCGCCAAGCGGGTCGGCCTGGAGGGCTACGGGCTCACCGTGGTCGACCGGGTGCCGCTGTCGGTGTGGCCCAACCCGGAGAACCTGCGGTACCTGCGCACCAAGCGCGACCGGATGGGCCACGAGCTGGGCAACCTGGAGCAGTACGAGATCGGGTCCGTCGGCTCGGCGGCGGGGGAGGACGCGTGA
- a CDS encoding PH domain-containing protein, which translates to MTARPRKVWFVTVPIAVVFIGVFVVVAVLLRGSGTGVYFQVSDQLAMVGIGVLLAAGVLWLTWPKVTADEDGITVRNLLGRTRYPWTAVRGISFPDGAAWARLELPDDEYVPVMAVQSIDGARAVEAIRELRRLHRVATTG; encoded by the coding sequence ATGACCGCCCGCCCGCGCAAGGTCTGGTTCGTGACCGTGCCCATCGCGGTCGTGTTCATCGGCGTGTTCGTGGTCGTCGCCGTCCTGCTGCGGGGCAGCGGCACCGGGGTGTACTTCCAGGTGTCCGACCAGCTGGCCATGGTCGGCATCGGGGTGCTGCTCGCGGCGGGCGTGCTGTGGCTGACCTGGCCCAAGGTCACCGCAGACGAGGACGGGATCACCGTGCGCAACCTGCTCGGCCGCACCAGGTACCCGTGGACGGCGGTGCGCGGCATCAGCTTCCCCGACGGCGCGGCGTGGGCACGGCTGGAGCTGCCCGACGACGAGTACGTGCCGGTCATGGCCGTGCAGTCGATCGACGGGGCCCGCGCGGTCGAGGCCATCCGCGAGCTGCGCCGACTGCACCGCGTCGCCACCACCGGGTGA
- the ribD gene encoding bifunctional diaminohydroxyphosphoribosylaminopyrimidine deaminase/5-amino-6-(5-phosphoribosylamino)uracil reductase RibD gives MRSAVALAEQVRGSTSPNPPVGCVVLDSSGVPIGEGATQPPGGPHAEVMALRAAGERARGGTAVVTLEPCAHHGRTPPCTDALIAAGVAKVVYAVSDPNPVASGGATTLREAGVQTQAGLLADEVSRGPLRAWLHFVTHGRPHVTWKYAATLDGRVAAADGTSRWISSAESREEVHELRRRVDAIVVGTGTVMIDNPTLTARAADGTPEARQPLRVVVGHTDLPEGARVLDDSAETLLARTHDPAEVLAELHARGVVDVLLEGGPTLAGAFVGAGLVDRVLVYLAPTLLGGGPVALGASGVSTITEAHRLAVEEVTMSGPDVRISAVPVRN, from the coding sequence ATGCGGTCTGCGGTGGCGCTGGCCGAGCAGGTGCGGGGGTCGACCAGTCCCAACCCGCCCGTGGGGTGCGTCGTGCTGGATTCCTCGGGCGTGCCTATAGGCGAGGGCGCCACACAGCCACCTGGTGGGCCGCACGCTGAGGTGATGGCGTTGCGCGCGGCGGGGGAGCGGGCCAGAGGTGGGACCGCGGTGGTCACCCTTGAGCCCTGCGCGCACCACGGCCGCACCCCACCCTGCACCGACGCTCTTATCGCGGCCGGAGTGGCGAAGGTCGTCTACGCGGTGTCCGACCCGAACCCCGTCGCGTCCGGCGGTGCCACAACGCTGCGCGAGGCGGGCGTCCAGACCCAAGCCGGGCTGCTCGCCGACGAGGTCAGCAGAGGTCCGCTCAGGGCGTGGTTGCACTTCGTCACACACGGTCGACCGCACGTGACGTGGAAGTACGCCGCGACCCTCGACGGACGGGTCGCCGCCGCCGATGGGACCAGTCGGTGGATCAGTTCGGCGGAATCGCGCGAAGAGGTGCACGAGCTGCGCAGGCGGGTGGACGCCATTGTGGTCGGAACCGGAACGGTCATGATCGACAATCCCACTTTGACCGCGCGCGCTGCGGATGGAACACCGGAGGCCCGGCAGCCGTTGCGGGTTGTCGTGGGACACACCGACCTGCCCGAGGGGGCCAGGGTGCTCGACGACAGCGCCGAGACCCTGCTGGCGCGCACGCACGACCCGGCCGAAGTGCTGGCCGAGTTGCACGCGCGCGGGGTGGTCGACGTCCTGCTCGAAGGCGGGCCGACGCTGGCAGGCGCGTTCGTGGGGGCGGGGCTGGTCGACCGGGTCCTGGTCTACCTCGCGCCCACCCTGCTCGGCGGCGGGCCTGTGGCGTTGGGCGCATCCGGGGTGTCGACCATCACCGAGGCACACCGGCTGGCCGTCGAAGAGGTCACCATGAGCGGACCGGACGTGCGGATCTCCGCGGTCCCGGTCCGGAACTGA
- the ribH gene encoding 6,7-dimethyl-8-ribityllumazine synthase: MSGEGRPEQGVPDSTGIRLGIAATRWHAGITDQLLARALAAAEEAGIEEPTVVRVPGAVELPVVCQELARHHDAVVALGVVVRGGTPHFEYVCDAVTAGLTRVALDESTPVGNGVLTVNTEDQALDRAGLPGSAEDKGYEACAAALESALVLRGLRQPWTERGFE, encoded by the coding sequence GTGAGCGGCGAGGGCAGGCCGGAGCAGGGCGTCCCCGACAGCACCGGCATCCGGCTGGGCATCGCGGCGACCCGCTGGCACGCGGGGATCACCGACCAGCTGCTCGCCCGCGCGCTCGCCGCCGCCGAGGAGGCGGGCATCGAGGAGCCCACCGTCGTGCGGGTGCCCGGCGCGGTCGAACTGCCGGTCGTGTGCCAGGAACTCGCCCGCCACCACGACGCCGTGGTCGCGCTCGGTGTGGTCGTGCGCGGCGGCACCCCGCACTTCGAGTACGTCTGCGACGCGGTCACCGCGGGGCTGACCAGGGTGGCGCTCGACGAGTCGACCCCGGTGGGCAACGGCGTGCTGACGGTCAACACCGAGGACCAGGCGCTGGACCGGGCCGGGCTGCCCGGGTCGGCCGAGGACAAGGGCTACGAGGCGTGCGCGGCGGCCCTCGAGTCCGCGCTCGTGCTGCGCGGGCTGCGCCAGCCGTGGACCGAGCGGGGCTTCGAATGA
- a CDS encoding riboflavin synthase: protein MFTGIVEERGQVVAVEQLAEAARVTIAGPLVTSDAKRGDSIAVNGVCLTVVEHAEGAFTADVMHETLLRSSLDGVAAGDAVNLERAAAVGQRFGGHIVQGHVDGTAELVSRAPSQHWDVVRFSLPAHLARYVVEKGSITVDGVSLTVVEVGADWFTVSLIPETLRATTLGLREPGDRVNLEVDVIAKYVEKLAGPHLAAEEGDR from the coding sequence GTGTTCACCGGGATCGTCGAGGAACGCGGCCAGGTCGTCGCGGTGGAGCAGTTGGCAGAGGCCGCGCGGGTCACCATCGCCGGGCCGCTGGTCACCAGCGACGCCAAGCGCGGCGACTCGATCGCGGTCAACGGGGTCTGCCTGACCGTGGTCGAGCACGCCGAGGGCGCGTTCACCGCCGACGTCATGCACGAGACCCTGCTCCGCAGCAGCCTCGACGGGGTCGCCGCGGGGGACGCGGTGAACCTGGAGCGCGCCGCCGCCGTGGGGCAGCGCTTCGGCGGGCACATCGTGCAGGGCCACGTGGACGGCACAGCGGAGCTGGTGTCGCGGGCGCCGTCGCAGCACTGGGACGTGGTGCGGTTCAGCCTGCCCGCCCACCTGGCCCGCTACGTGGTGGAGAAGGGCTCGATCACCGTCGACGGGGTCTCGCTGACCGTCGTCGAGGTGGGGGCGGACTGGTTCACCGTGAGCCTGATCCCCGAGACGCTGCGCGCCACCACCCTGGGTCTTCGCGAACCGGGGGACCGGGTGAACCTCGAGGTGGACGTGATCGCGAAGTACGTGGAAAAGCTGGCCGGGCCACACCTGGCCGCCGAGGAGGGGGACCGGTGA
- a CDS encoding antitoxin: MKLSVSLPDVDVRFIDEYLARFDAATRSSVIQLAIGLLRETAMRDEYAQAFAEWDAEDDAALWESTVADAPR; encoded by the coding sequence GTGAAACTGAGTGTGAGCCTGCCGGACGTCGATGTGCGGTTCATCGACGAGTACCTGGCCCGCTTCGACGCGGCGACCAGGTCCTCGGTGATCCAGCTCGCCATCGGCCTGCTGCGCGAGACGGCGATGCGCGACGAGTACGCCCAGGCCTTCGCCGAGTGGGACGCCGAGGACGACGCCGCCCTGTGGGAGTCGACGGTCGCCGATGCGCCGAGGTGA
- a CDS encoding Rieske (2Fe-2S) protein yields MTVVDPTTVDSGVPTTTNTPPERNRRQVLCGLMVALVAPGVLAACGTSDSPSGSTTGTTGGGTTGGGATTGGATTGGGASGALSTVAAIPDGGGVLVDNPSGGKILLVRSGGTVKGFDPSCPHQGATVDPPKNGVITCPRHFSTFDAGTGARTAGQAQTGLKSIAVKVDGDSVVLG; encoded by the coding sequence GTGACTGTTGTCGATCCCACCACCGTCGATTCCGGCGTTCCGACGACGACCAACACCCCGCCCGAGCGCAACCGCAGGCAGGTCCTGTGCGGCCTGATGGTCGCCCTGGTGGCGCCCGGTGTGCTCGCCGCGTGTGGCACCAGCGACTCGCCGAGCGGGAGCACGACCGGTACGACCGGGGGTGGCACCACCGGGGGTGGGGCGACGACCGGTGGCGCGACGACGGGGGGAGGGGCGAGCGGGGCGTTGAGCACGGTCGCGGCGATCCCCGACGGGGGTGGGGTGTTGGTCGACAACCCGTCCGGCGGCAAGATCCTGCTCGTGCGCTCGGGCGGCACCGTCAAGGGGTTCGACCCGTCGTGCCCGCACCAGGGGGCGACCGTGGACCCGCCCAAGAACGGGGTGATCACCTGCCCCCGGCACTTCAGCACGTTCGACGCCGGTACCGGGGCGCGCACCGCGGGGCAGGCGCAGACCGGGCTCAAGAGCATCGCGGTCAAGGTCGACGGCGACAGCGTCGTGCTCGGCTGA
- a CDS encoding type II toxin-antitoxin system PemK/MazF family toxin, translating to MRRGDIHLVDLDPSRGSEANKVRPAVIVSNDAANQAAHRTGRGVVTVIPITSNTTRVFPFQVLLPGPDCGLVADSKAQAEQVRSIATARLGRRLGRVPGPLLAAVDEALRVHLGL from the coding sequence ATGCGCCGAGGTGACATCCACCTGGTGGACCTGGACCCCAGCCGGGGCTCGGAGGCCAACAAGGTCCGCCCCGCCGTGATCGTCAGCAACGACGCCGCCAACCAAGCCGCCCACCGCACCGGCCGCGGCGTCGTCACCGTCATCCCCATCACCTCCAACACCACCCGCGTCTTCCCCTTCCAGGTCCTGCTCCCCGGCCCCGACTGCGGCTTGGTCGCCGACTCCAAAGCCCAGGCCGAACAGGTCCGCTCCATCGCCACCGCCCGCCTGGGGCGCCGCTTGGGACGGGTACCCGGGCCGCTGCTGGCGGCGGTGGATGAGGCGTTGCGGGTGCACCTGGGGCTCTGA
- a CDS encoding GDSL-type esterase/lipase family protein yields MPAIRVLGLVTGVVLAAGLVAAPQAVADDRPTAVVSLGDSAISGEGAGDYEPGTRGENGNWCHRSANALIHKTQLAQRTVNLACSGADAANVSLADTTHYTEGSQARRLIDVAKANRVVAVVLQVGANDDPAFADTLVGCIKKWFNPFGSGCAKDLRTQWPARLTAMAPKVERAVADVKSAMRQAGYADGSYRFVITSYASPVTEKMDAINHGPQGCPLRLADAGYGRTEAVPQFAEAYRGIAARNGLSYLDLSRATEGREACSGGDNSATEWQNRVLVDPYAWVFGGLDSVGIHMAQQSFHPNARGHAQLGRCVTEFVNAGTPTARCLIGSDGNLHAVA; encoded by the coding sequence ATGCCAGCCATCCGAGTTCTCGGTCTCGTCACGGGGGTGGTGCTGGCCGCGGGCCTGGTCGCCGCCCCGCAGGCCGTCGCCGACGACCGCCCGACCGCCGTCGTGTCCCTCGGCGACAGCGCCATCTCCGGGGAGGGCGCGGGCGACTACGAGCCGGGCACCCGCGGCGAGAACGGCAACTGGTGCCACCGCTCGGCGAACGCGCTGATCCACAAGACGCAGCTCGCCCAGCGCACCGTCAACCTCGCCTGCTCCGGTGCCGACGCCGCCAACGTCTCGCTCGCCGACACCACGCACTACACCGAGGGCTCCCAGGCGCGCAGGCTGATCGACGTCGCCAAGGCCAACCGGGTGGTGGCGGTCGTGCTGCAGGTCGGCGCGAACGACGACCCGGCCTTCGCCGACACCCTCGTCGGGTGCATCAAGAAGTGGTTCAACCCGTTCGGCTCCGGCTGCGCCAAGGACCTGCGCACGCAGTGGCCTGCCAGGTTGACCGCGATGGCCCCCAAGGTCGAGCGCGCGGTCGCCGACGTCAAGTCCGCGATGCGCCAGGCCGGGTACGCCGACGGCAGCTACCGGTTCGTCATCACCTCGTACGCCTCCCCGGTCACCGAGAAGATGGACGCGATCAACCACGGACCCCAGGGCTGCCCACTGCGTCTGGCCGACGCCGGCTACGGTCGCACGGAGGCCGTGCCGCAGTTCGCCGAGGCCTACCGCGGCATCGCCGCCAGGAACGGACTGTCCTACTTGGACCTGTCGCGGGCCACCGAGGGCCGCGAGGCCTGCAGCGGCGGCGACAACTCCGCCACCGAGTGGCAGAACCGCGTCCTGGTCGACCCGTACGCGTGGGTCTTCGGCGGCCTCGACTCGGTCGGCATCCACATGGCGCAGCAATCCTTCCACCCCAACGCCCGCGGCCACGCCCAGCTCGGCCGCTGCGTCACCGAGTTCGTCAACGCCGGTACCCCCACCGCCCGCTGCCTGATCGGCTCCGACGGCAACCTGCACGCCGTGGCCTAG